From Pseudomonas sp. CCI4.2, one genomic window encodes:
- a CDS encoding efflux RND transporter periplasmic adaptor subunit: MHFKPAVSVLVTAVALASLLSGCNQKQEAAPAPPPPQVGVVTVKTQAYTQVTELPGRTTAFRIAEVRPQVNGIILKRLFTEGGDVKAGDQLYQIDPAIYEATANSAKATLQSAKSLSDRYKQLVNEQAVSRQEFDTAQATSLEAQAALQTAEINLRYTKVLAPISGRIGRSAVTEGALVNNAQTDAMAVIQQLDPIYVDVTQSSADLLALRHQLESGKLQKAGDNAAKVKLTLEDSSVYPLEGKLEFSEVSVDQTTGSVTLRAKFPNPNHTLLPGMFVHAQLQAGVNSAAILVPQQGITRDLKGSPTALVVNADNKVELRQLAASKTAGSRWLVDSGLKAGDRVITEGLQYVKPGVEVKATEATNVDPVNPAPAPVTDKAASSKGE; the protein is encoded by the coding sequence ATGCATTTCAAGCCAGCTGTTTCCGTTCTGGTTACTGCCGTCGCCTTGGCATCACTGCTGAGCGGATGTAATCAAAAGCAAGAGGCGGCGCCTGCACCACCCCCTCCTCAGGTCGGCGTAGTGACCGTGAAAACCCAGGCCTATACCCAGGTAACTGAATTGCCCGGACGCACCACCGCGTTCCGCATTGCTGAAGTTCGTCCTCAGGTCAACGGTATTATTCTCAAGCGATTGTTCACCGAAGGCGGCGACGTCAAGGCGGGCGATCAGCTTTATCAAATCGATCCAGCGATCTATGAAGCGACCGCCAATAGTGCGAAGGCAACCTTGCAGTCGGCCAAGTCGTTGTCTGATCGCTACAAGCAGTTGGTCAACGAGCAAGCCGTAAGCCGTCAGGAATTCGATACGGCGCAGGCCACCAGCCTCGAAGCCCAGGCAGCCCTGCAGACCGCTGAAATCAACCTGCGCTACACCAAAGTGCTTGCGCCGATTTCGGGTCGTATTGGTCGCTCTGCTGTGACCGAAGGTGCATTGGTCAATAATGCACAAACCGATGCCATGGCCGTGATCCAGCAACTTGATCCGATCTATGTCGACGTCACCCAATCGTCGGCAGACCTTTTGGCCCTGCGTCATCAGCTAGAAAGCGGCAAGCTGCAAAAAGCCGGCGACAACGCTGCCAAGGTCAAACTGACCCTGGAAGACAGCAGCGTTTACCCGCTTGAAGGTAAATTGGAGTTCTCAGAAGTATCGGTCGACCAGACCACAGGCTCCGTAACTCTGCGCGCTAAATTCCCTAACCCCAATCACACGTTGCTACCAGGGATGTTCGTCCATGCACAGCTGCAGGCGGGCGTAAACTCGGCAGCCATTCTGGTGCCACAACAAGGTATAACCCGCGATCTAAAAGGTTCTCCAACAGCGCTGGTTGTGAACGCGGATAACAAAGTTGAACTGCGTCAGCTCGCCGCCTCTAAGACTGCGGGCAGCCGATGGTTGGTCGACAGCGGCCTCAAAGCAGGCGATCGGGTAATTACTGAAGGGCTGCAGTACGTCAAGCCTGGCGTGGAAGTGAAAGCAACCGAGGCGACCAACGTCGACCCAGTTAACCCGGCACCTGCACCGGTCACTGATAAAGCCGCGAGCAGTAAAGGGGAGTAA